The nucleotide window ATTTAACATTTtagttttgcattatttttaagaaacaaattaataactcttttagttttcaaatgaaataaggaaaaataaaaactgaaaattgttTGGTGTCTGTttctcatttcatttcattttattttacctTTTGCTTTTCCATTATAagcaaatataataaaattatctTATAAATGATATattcaaattagaaattaCTTGCAAAGTgaccttttaaaaaaatgatattaCCTCATGTTGAACCGAATCTCAAGAGGCACATCAACAAAGTTAGGAGGATGAACAATTTGCATTTCAAGCAAAGAAACTTCGTTTAAAACATGATTAATGTGACCCTAAATTAACTTGACTAATAGATTAACTTAAATTAAACTAAACTCACAAGACTACAAATACATAAGAAAGTTATTGCTTACATTATCCACAATACCTTAATTAGTTAAAGCAGATTTTAtacttgaaaataattttaaaaaaacataaatttataaaatgaaaatttagatGCCCGCTCAAGTTGCGTTTGCTGATCAATGGCATTAGCAACAAGATGCGTTGTTAGGAccacacaccaaaaaaaataaaaaataaataaaaaaagttaggGACCACATACATTTAAGTGTTTGAGTTTAACGAGGAGTATCAAGATTCTGGTTTGAGTTTGGGAATTTGAGGTTGGAGTTCTAAATTctcaaattgattttttttatttatatacaagcgataacctaactaaattaatttaatcttagggctagtttggcattgctgtgctgtgaaaataatcgctatcaaatttgctgtgagagaaatcagctgtgagaAAAAGCATTGGCGTTagataaaatttttgttaaaagtattattggtattgattttacgcataatcaaaaaatgattgccgcataatcattaaacccagcgTCTCTTTGAAACTGATTCAtgcataataaaaaaatgaaagcagcTAGTTAACTGCttttcccttatagctttctcttacagcaatttttaacaataagtgattttctcacagtttaccaaacgggttgggcttctcaaattttttttaaaataacttattaccccaaataagcaatggcAAACGGGCACTTAGTGCGCTATGGGAGGGGGGAGGAGGCTGCCTTGGCCAATTGGCCTAACCCACATGATCTGcctcaaattcaattttaagataaagttttgaatttaaaaatcaatgttaaagttttaatatttgaagttttgaaatattgaattgtgaatttgCACCCATTAATCAGGTGATGAAATTTGGTAGGAATTGAGAATAGAAACAACATAAAAGACAGTTGAGTGACAGAAGATGAAATTTGTATTATTGAATGAAATGTCATAATCTTTACCAGCTCTCCATCCAACTGTGCACGcattattaataattatatgaTAGAGTGGGCGTACGTGGTTGACAAGAATACATAACAATAAGCAAAATAATAGAGGCTGGTTGAGAAAATGTGCTTTTCccgggaaaagaaaaaaagtttcatcTTCCATTGTTGTGTGGAGTTTTAAATTCCAAAACCTTCTGAAAGCAACTCTTTCATTTCTCCCTCCCTAAACCCTCCAACCaatatatataacttttaCTCTCACTCACTGTTATTATCCGTGAATAAAGGGTAGTTGAATGTTAGGATCTTTCTTAGCTCTTCCcccccctccctccctccctctctataatatatagaatATAGAATACATAGATTATAATTTACAGGCCTTGCCTTCTCCGCCatccctctttttcttctccctctctccctccctccctccctatAAAGATATGAAATAATTGGGTTTACATTGTCCAAAACCAGAGGAGTTTAATTTTGAGAATGGGGTTGTTGTTCAAGAATGAAGGGCATGTGGTTTTCAAGCCTGCAAAGGATGTTGATCTAACTCCTGCCAGCTCTGAACTCTATTTGCGAGCCAATGTCAAAGGCACGTACTTACTTTTTCATATCAATTCAAAGTCCTGTCTTTCTGAGATTGTTGATTAGTAATcagtttttgctttttggtAAACACTAGCTTAATCAGTAACTTTTCTGCTGAATGAATTGCTAATTACAGATACTATAATAAGCAATGAAATTATAAAAGCTAATCAGTAACTCTTAGATCAatattgtttttgcttttcttttcttttctgctgTCTTTCACCTATACGGATCACAGGTCTTGCCCAACCAATCACGGTTGTTAGATACATGAAGTAAGAAGTCCATAGGAATTTTTAAGCTTGTATTGTCAGGTTGAGTTTCCCCTTttatccatttttctttttatcactcgaattttattataaaatatcaaCACATTCGCTGAGTATGGAACTGATCATTGACATACATTATTTTAATTGATCATGTTTAGACAGGTCTTCACCAGTTGTTCAGAAAGACTAGTACATGGAATAACTCacaatttgattttggttttttttttaaaaataaaataaagaaaagctGGATTTGCTTGTTCCATGTGTGTTTTCTGTGGCTGATTTTCTTCAATCTGTTGTATTGAAGCATGTActttaatcaaatttataactgtttgatttcttcaaattaTAACTAAATGTCATTTGTTCTGCAGCTCCTCGTATGGCTGGATTCCTGGTCAAAGTGTTTGCCTGGTTTTTGGAGTCATGGATCTTTGGGACCTTGCTATTGTTTATACTGAAACGGGATAACTTAATTCATAAGGTACACACATGCTTTTTATTTGTCTCTCATTTCAAGTTATGAGGTTTCTGTGGTAATGCATCTAAGCAGTACATTAGGTCCATTCACAGGACTTTATGATATAACCTTTTGcagtaattttttattgcagTAATAAGGTACACCCTGTAGAATGCCAACTCTATGATAATTCACCCTGTAGAATCCACCATTAATTACATTAACATAAAAATTGCACAACACGGGTGCCACGTACTTTTGCCATAAAAACTTCAGTGCAAATAGAATTTAGCTGAAATTTCACTGACCACCTTGTTGTTCTTGGTATTGAAAGGAATGTTGTTCCTATTCCTTCCAATTAACAACTATGAGGAATgagaaccaaaccaaaaaactCCAAGTCTAGTAATTGGAAATATTAAGTCACTTATGCACAAATAGTACTGCAATTCAATGAAATAATCAAGGAAATAGCTTCTAAATTGCCAACAATGTCTTTGAACTTTGCAGCTGGTCACAAACGCTGAGCTGGAGGAGCCACCCGTCTATGTTCCCCTACATCCTTTTGATGGTATGTATTCTTGACCTTGTCTTTACCCTTAAATCTTGCTGAAAGTAACTGGTTTATCACTTTGTATCAGAATATCAATAAACCATCAATCAAATGTACATTTGATATGCTAAGGTACCAattacaaatgaaaatttaatcaGCTGCTACAAAAGCTGAAGCTTATTCAAAATGCTGGTTATTCACCTGACACTTCGATGGAATCTGATTTGATTGTGTAAACTGGCACTtacatttcaaatttcatcatCTGTTGTCTTACAAATAGGTTTTACGCACCTGATAAATTTTAGCTCTCACTCTGGAATTTGAAATGAGAAtatacattttcttttaattttaacttaAGCTTGTGAATGcagataaagaagaagaagatgtcaAACAAGTAGGGTCTGATTTGTCTCCACCCGAACTAGTTCAACAGGCAATTGAATGTCTGCCTGTGTCCTTAGAAAAAACATTAAATGGttcaaacttttcttttcGTCATTGGACAATATCGGATTATTCAAGAGCCTATACCTCTGGAGAAATAACTCCTCGAACGGTATGTCATATTTTTGACACCTTTTTTTATAACTGTTATTTGCGCACTCTGTACATATCAGTAAATTGTTTTCAGAGCGATTTGAGTTGATCTTAGCCAAATCCCAAAGAGACATATAAGAGGTTATTTAcccaattttatgtttttgttcgGACTCTTACCTTTACTTATCTACTGACAAGTTcctaacaaaaattgaaaagaaactgTATTCTATACTTTCATACCCTCCTGtggctttttgttttttgttttttttttctgttactTCTACAGGTTGCAGAGCACCTTATAGCTGCCATCCATGAATCTTCCACTCCACCATTACAGATGTCATTCTTTATCAACTACAAAGCTGATGATATTCTAAAGCAAGCAACTGAATCAACTCTTCGGTATGAACAAGGTACTTGTAAAGACTAAATTGTATTCTTAAACACATTAATAGTACACCTGCATTTGAGATCAAATTAGGAATGCTTTACTACTGTACTTCCTATGGTAATAGTAAGCAGAAGCTAGAACAGCTCCCTTGTCATGAAATGCTTTTCTACAATGGTTGTGGAGTTCAACATAACTTGGGAAGTTTCAATTGCAAGTATTTGAACTCAGTATCTCTTGTTTTTGAAAGCATGTCAAGAATATGAGCTAACTGTTACTTTGTAACCGAATAAAAAACATATCTTGTACTTCTACAGTGGATCTCCATTATCTATGTTAATGTTGGTATTACATTTATCATATGTTGGATCAAGCCCTGCTATACATTCTTATACCATACGCATCCTGGTTCCTCTCTAGGAGTTCCTATTTCAGCTCTTGATGGGGTCCCAATTGCAATCAAGGATGAAATAGATTGCTTACCATACCCAACTACAGGTACCTTACATTTCAGGTTTTCCAGTGACAGTATTATTTATACATGTCAACCCAATATTCGTATCGTATGCATTATAACAATGAGTTTTTTAGTTCATATATGAGTAATAGTTTTGCAATCTAAAAACTGACTTTACTAGGAGGTACAAAGTGGCTGCACAACCTAAGACCCTGTACAGATGATGCATGCTGTGTTAAGTGCCTCAGACTATGTGGTGCTGTACTTGTTGGGAAAACCAATATGCATGAACTTGGAGCTGGAACAAGCGGGATAAATCCCCATTATGGGTAAGAAAACCCCACATTGTTTTCCAGAAACTGAATAATGCTTTATCCTATATTGAGGTCTGCCATTCTTATCAATATTCTGTTCTGCTCTGAGTCCATATCAACTGATGACATGATTTACCAGGCTACGTGCCCTTTTTGTAGCAAAATTTTCCCTATAATTTTCTTTGCTCATTTAATTCCGAGATCTCAACCACTATAATAAGCATGTTAATGTTTTATCTGCTGCCCTGTAGGGCAACTAGAAATCCATACAGCCGCAGCAAGATCTCTGGAGGTTCCTCTAGCGGATCTGCTGCAGTGGTTGCCTCCGGATTGTGCCCTGTTGCTCTTGGTGTTGATGGAGGAGGTAACTTCTCCCATAAAAGAAATTCATGTTTTAATCTAACAGTAGTCGTTTTACCTGATTTTTCAGAGACTTGGGGTtcaacatcattatatttACTAATCTTTTTAATGTGCAATCTTCACATATGGCTGATTGCCTCTTCTCTATGATGGCTGTAGGAAATTTAGCAAACTCGTGCTCAAACATGCATGTGTGTAGTGTTAGATATGAATATCGCGAAGTAACTGACAGGTGTATTTCATGTCTAATGTATGATTAGGATCGGTACGGATGCCTGCAGCTCTTTGTGGTGTTGTTGGCTTGAAACCAACATTCGGACGAGTACCTCATTCTGGGTAAATTAGtctttcaatatttttctAGTAGACGTTTGAAGGTTTCTTACCATCATTACAGTCTTACAGActgatttggttttttctttagtGTTCTTCCTCTGAATTGGACAGTTGGAATGGTTGGAATACTAGCAGGCACTGTTGAGGATGCATTTATAGTGTCAGTATTCTTTTTCATATGCTTTTCTTAGATGCCTTCTATAAGCTTGATGTTAAAGCTTTTACCTATCTGCAGCTATGCAGCTATTAGTTGCCAGCTTCCACCACGTCTACTTTCTGCATCGGTAAGAATGTTGTTCTGCAAATTTATTATAACTATTTGTTACCAAACAGAAAATCTTTCTGTTTTaagtattaattaattagattacaaacttatttgtttttcatagtAGTCTTAACGTTCACCTTTCTTCACCTTAATTGTCTATCTCTGTTCCAGCCCAAAGTAAATTTTCCTCTGCTGAACTCAACTAAAACGATATCTAGTATCAAATTGGCGAAGTATGGCGAGGTTAGTGACCTGTTCTCAACCTGGTCACATGTATGATCAAAGTTACATTTCTATGGTCAATGACAAATCATTGCTATATATTAAATGTGAGTTCCTTCTAATATTCAGTGATTTGCTTGTGAAACCACTAATTGGATCAATTAGTGGTTTAATGATTGCAGTGATGATATCAGAGAATGCTGTTCAAATGCTCTGGAAAGGCTTCAGAAACAATATGGTTGGAAGGTACCGGCAGTCCATTGCTTGCTTTGGAAGCAATATAAGAAATTATACGCTTTTCATGATATAATATAGTCGATAAAGACTGTATAGACTACGTCCTAAcgttttgattttcttcttcatctgtaAGACTGTAGAGGTGACCATACCAGAGATAGAGATGATGCGCCTAGCACATTATGTAACGATCGGATCGGAGTGTAGCACTTCGCTTAGTTCGTTTCTGGAAAAGCTGTATGTTGTTGACCACCCCGATTTTCTCCCAACTATCCTCTTCTAACAGGCAATAAATCCAAATGCTGACATTACAAACTCATCAAAATAGGGATTTCAAAGAGTTAGGATGGGATGCAAGGGTAGCACTTGCTGTGTATGGTGCTTTCAGCAGTAAAGAGTATATAAAGGCTCAGAAAATTAGGTATGTGCTTCTTAATTAGCAATACCAAAAAGTACCATTCTTTGGAAAATATAGTGACTGCTAAAAGTTTCAAATACGAGTGTCTTGAAAAGGGACACTGATCCTTTATTTATACagataaaaaaatccaaaaaaaataaaaataaaataacactGCGTGTATAATCCTAAACCCTATCACATCCTAGCTGCCATAgctgtatgttttcttttgccACAAATTCAATGCCTCACGGGCCTTTTCAGCACCCTTGTCCCTCATTTAGGTTCTGCAACTTTAGATGCTGGCATGCTGTCCTCTTTAATTATCTACCAATTGCAAACTAAAAGTCGAACTGTGATTGCTTTTCCATCATCTTTTACGAGTGATACAACCACCTCTTTTGCTCCTCTTATTTTTGGAAACTTGACCACTGTCTCAATATGATATAGATTTGAAAACACCACCTAAActttctcaaattttcacttttgtttttgtttacacTTTGAAATTATAATAACATGTATTTTTCTAAACGACGTTTGTTTCATTGTAAAGTTctctttttgttgaaattcATCCTAAAGATTTTTGTTATTGTCGAAGGatcattcttttgttttgttttgacaattcaaatgcttttatttttattttaatatatttaatgttGTTTAGAAAAACATGTAATCGACACACCGTAACAATTCTAGGCAATCAAACAATAGGTTATGAACACATAAGGACTGGAAtctgtgagaatgtgaagaatgtctcacattggaaagttgagaaacttagTAAGGACTTATAAGGTGTTGGGCTACTCTCTCTATcaccaattggttttggggtggaacctcaacttccttcatggtatcagagcgggttgcccacgtgtgaaagcccAACGGTCACACGTGCTCCACGTCACCTAATATGTATTGTCCACGTATTAGGCTTAAAAATTCATCATATGTGCAGGGGCGTATGAGTTTGGTCATgggtatgacaataccatcccTATCCTCGATAAGAACTCTGTAGCATATTAAAAGCCACAAGtagaaaagatgaaaaaacaaccccccaaaacaaaaacaaaaaaccttaAAATTGTAGCACTGTAGCTTCATCAAATAATATGGGGGAaggtttataaaaattataatgactaaaatagcTTCATCAAATAATACTTGCCCTTTATTTTGTAGTTGGAGGTTTAGTACTTCTATATTGGGTaactttttgctttatattatatatttattaagtaaaataaatatatcacTTATAAGGCCGGGTTCGAAGATAGGGATAACAATATCATCCATAGCTTGTCCTCAAAcatggatttttaaaattcaggGATCCCCGTACCTACTCCCGAAATCTTCCCCCGTTAGGGCCAATGACCCAACCCAATAGAGATTTTTGTCATCCATAAATCCACCAAACATTTGAAAAAGCCTCAAAGGTTATTGATAAAGAAAATAGGGATAACAACTCTAATCACTTAGCTAAAGTTGAAATAAATACTACCTCCAACCCTAGGATCACTTGGAATCCTAATTAAAGtataaaaccaaaagcaacACAGATCCAAAAACGACCTCAAAACTTTAAATGTTGAGCCCCGTACATCATGGTGAAGTAGTGAGTTTGACTCATCTCGCCATTCTCTTCAAAATAGCGGATAATAGGCCAAATTAGAGCTCATGGTCCATGTTGTTTGTTGTTCTGGCGTGCGTGTCATTCCAATTGCTCCTCAATCTCCTCCATAATATGTTCTACATCAGTCATGTTTTTATAtagttttaaaatatatatatataaatgtaaccagaaaaaaaaatgtacataAAAAGGAGCAATCAGCATGTTGTTCCTTACTCTAATGGTCTAGAATTTAGAAGGGTGGTGTGGCTGTTGCTTATCggagatgaagaagataaaaaaaaaagaaaaaaaagaaaggaaagtgGAAATGAGATTATGAAAAGAGATACACAATGTCGATgagaaatgaagaacaataCATACATAGGGTGAACAAAAGACATTGTAAAAATTCCTAGCCGCACTATCTCCCCCTCTCTGATtcccaaataaaaaactcaACAGATATGGGAGGAGGAAGAACCATCACTACCCCTCTTCCCTTCTCCTCTCCTCTTCTCTCATGTCCTGTCCTCTCATcttccattttattttgggtaAGTGAATAAGTTGTTAGATTTCTTTAATATGCATGTTCATGATCTTTCACGCAATCTGAAATACGTAAAGACATACTTGGCTCCATCTTTCTTGAGTACACGACCTCTGAACTCATTCATCCGCAACAGCAACAATTCCAGCAAGAACAGGAATAGCTCAAGTCTTCTGCTCTATCTTAGAATCTGTTTAAGCTCTCTCTTTATGATGATATTAGGGTTAGAGAACGTGTCTGATGAGAGCAGAGCCTTAAGCTTATATAGAGCTAGGTCAAGTCGTCTCTACTCATCACCAAGGGCCGACTTGACTAATCTTCCAAGCCCACCAAAACGGTTCAcgcaaaaaaggaaataaataggacCCTTTAATAGGCTTTAAAACATTTCCTTATTCCACAAGGTTTTGGGCCTCAATGTATAACTTAATTTAAACTCTTATCAAAACCTGATATAACTTAGTATCTAGTGCATCGATCTAAATAGGAAACATAACATTCTCCCACTAGATCGAGCACTAGAGCACTAAGCTTCTGTATTCCAAAAGGTTTGATACTTTTTATTGGCCATGAGTTTAAAACAGTTAAGTCATTCCCTTCAAGATATAATGAAAAGCAATTAGACAAAATGAACTATAGACAAGCATTGCTctctttattaaaaataggtcATCCACAATCATACAATGCACCTACCAACGCGAACCTTAATATGTACTGATCCGTATTGTGAATCTTTATACTTTTCAGTACATGTACCCCTTTACGACTTAGCAAGAGTCAATCTGCAATGTTATTAAAACAATAGTATCTCAAAAGAGACCATAAACTAACATGCATAAACAAAATTGCATAATAAGTTTAAATAGCTAAATAGTCAAAATGGtagaatttatttaataataaataaaactgtCAACCAAATTAACATCCTTAAATGCAAATCCCTCAAtccaaaaaacaacaaaataaacataCTAGTAAAAATATCATAATGGGAACAAAATTCCTACTAGATTGCAGCATCAAAGCTAGGAAATAATCCCATGCTTTCAACATGTCTCAGAAAAGCTTCTAAAGGCAAAAACTTTGTGAACGGATCTGCAATCATATCTTGAGTTCTGATATGATCAAACCTGACTAGTTTGTTTGCTACCTTCTCCCTCActattaaatattttctgtCAATATGCTAAAGTCCATATGACATCTTGTTGTTCATGCAGTGAAAAACAGTCCCAGTGTTGTCATTATATATCTGTATTGGTCTAGAAATCAAGTCCGCGCCTTAATATCTTTAATAAAATTCCTTAGCCATACAACATGAGAAGTGGCTTCATAGCTACATGGTTGAACTCAAAACACCGGATTGTTTAGTACTCTTCCAAGCAACAGCTGCTCCTGCcatcttgaaaagaaaacatgaagtAGAGATGTAATTATCCTATGCTTTTCCAAGATTCTCATAAGCATAACCAACAAGCTCTGAATTCTCTGTGCATTTGTAAATCAATATATAAGCCTCTGTTCTCTGTAGGTACCTCAGAATATTCTTTACAGCTATCCAATGTTGCATTCCCTAATTTGACTGAAATCTCCCCATCGTGCTAATGCACAATGCTAGGTCTGGCCTTATACGCACTTGTGCGTACATAATGCTTCCAACTTAGAGAAGCGTACAGCTTGTTCCtcatctcatcttcttcttatttattctTGGGGCAATGCTCCTTCTTTAAATCTCCTTTAGCTAATGAAACTTTCTATCCAGAACACATACTCGTGTCAAAATGCCTGAGTATCATTTCAATGTATGTTTTCTACAACATGCCTAGGAGACCTCTAGCTCGGTCTCTCTGAATTTCAATGCCTAACACAAAAGCGGCTTCTCTcaaatccttcatctcaaaattGTTTGAAAGTAGCTCTTTAATGTCTTTCAGTAAATTGTGGTCATTTGTAGCTAAAAGTATATCGTCGACATACATcactagaaaaataaatcGGCTTCCATACTTCTTCATATAAATGCATTGATCGGCTATGTTCTCTTCAAAATTATAAGATGAAATAGTTTGATGGAATTTGAAATACCACCTCCTCCTTGCTTGCTTCAGTCCATAAATTGCCTTGTCAAGTTTGCAAACCATATGCTCTTTTCCCTCATTTGCAAACCCTTTAGGTTGTCtcataaaattttcttcttcgagTACACCATTCAGGAAAGCAGTTTTTACATCTATTTGATGTAAAAGTAGGTCATAATGCGCCACCAAAGCCATAATGATGTGGAAAGAATCTTTGGTGGAAACTGAAGAAAACGTCTCAGTGTAGTCAATTTCTCCCCTTTGGGTGAATCCTTTTGCTACCAATCTAGCCTTAAATCT belongs to Prunus persica cultivar Lovell chromosome G4, Prunus_persica_NCBIv2, whole genome shotgun sequence and includes:
- the LOC18781355 gene encoding fatty acid amide hydrolase, which translates into the protein MGLLFKNEGHVVFKPAKDVDLTPASSELYLRANVKAPRMAGFLVKVFAWFLESWIFGTLLLFILKRDNLIHKLVTNAELEEPPVYVPLHPFDDKEEEDVKQVGSDLSPPELVQQAIECLPVSLEKTLNGSNFSFRHWTISDYSRAYTSGEITPRTVAEHLIAAIHESSTPPLQMSFFINYKADDILKQATESTLRYEQGVPISALDGVPIAIKDEIDCLPYPTTGGTKWLHNLRPCTDDACCVKCLRLCGAVLVGKTNMHELGAGTSGINPHYGATRNPYSRSKISGGSSSGSAAVVASGLCPVALGVDGGGSVRMPAALCGVVGLKPTFGRVPHSGVLPLNWTVGMVGILAGTVEDAFIVYAAISCQLPPRLLSASPKVNFPLLNSTKTISSIKLAKYGEWFNDCSDDIRECCSNALERLQKQYGWKTVEVTIPEIEMMRLAHYVTIGSECSTSLSSFLEKLDFKELGWDARVALAVYGAFSSKEYIKAQKIRNRQMQFHMNLFTQADVIVSPTIGVTAYTILDDALNTGELDYINGAALVRYSIAGNFLGLPAVTVPVGYDKSGLPIGLQLIGKPWSEATLIHIAFAMQDLYVSEYRKPEVYYDLLNKNSVF